From the Anaerolineales bacterium genome, one window contains:
- a CDS encoding DUF455 family protein, which yields MNTTTKYLPGQHPRAQWMRMDAAGILKRFFFLERALVVAQSGWLASIAPVPIKTGLPEFAWQDAETADDLRERIFELRFPSRLMEVDKDAALVNLYQAAIHAPSAGAFLLGLQRVLKPALRDAYRQYLTNTDAIADGPTLRFIRLAEREKTEQIEKLGIWAAELLEGDPAMAEQAERWAAGLQAALDALGGVSLEPQMPQIAMPELPEHKPFALAQDPARDERFNRVRFYWPDIVDPNFAYGEGINLQMRSAISHFNEVWAVETAGAILHAFADELGWDFIHDAAHWAYDEARHTQMGLNRLIHWGFDPAELPLGDYIYQSAHGEDPIYRLGMLFFFETKNIGHKNVRIKAFTEYNDEVSRHDMDYDWADETIHASYGAHWLGELLKNRPEKEVDEVRAYCGELVAKTVATCTDQERAEIRSMAEKLLVKASSLA from the coding sequence ATGAACACGACCACCAAGTACCTCCCCGGCCAACACCCGCGGGCACAGTGGATGCGCATGGATGCGGCAGGCATATTGAAGCGCTTCTTCTTTCTGGAGCGCGCCCTGGTGGTGGCCCAATCCGGTTGGCTGGCGAGCATTGCGCCGGTACCTATTAAAACCGGCCTGCCGGAATTCGCCTGGCAGGATGCCGAAACCGCCGATGATCTGCGTGAGCGCATCTTTGAACTACGCTTCCCCAGCCGCTTGATGGAAGTCGATAAGGACGCGGCTCTGGTGAACCTGTACCAGGCGGCCATCCATGCGCCCAGCGCCGGCGCCTTCTTGTTGGGCCTGCAACGTGTGCTCAAGCCCGCCCTACGGGATGCCTATCGCCAATACCTGACCAACACGGACGCTATTGCGGATGGGCCGACTTTGCGCTTTATCCGCTTGGCCGAGCGGGAGAAGACCGAGCAGATCGAAAAGCTGGGCATCTGGGCGGCGGAGCTGCTGGAGGGCGACCCAGCGATGGCCGAGCAGGCTGAACGCTGGGCGGCTGGTTTGCAAGCCGCGCTGGACGCTCTGGGCGGCGTGAGCCTCGAGCCACAGATGCCTCAGATTGCTATGCCGGAGCTGCCCGAGCACAAGCCCTTTGCCTTGGCGCAAGACCCGGCCCGGGATGAGCGCTTCAACCGCGTGCGCTTTTATTGGCCTGACATCGTCGATCCGAACTTTGCTTATGGGGAGGGCATCAACCTGCAGATGCGCAGCGCCATCAGCCATTTTAATGAAGTCTGGGCGGTGGAGACGGCCGGCGCCATTCTGCACGCCTTTGCCGACGAGCTGGGCTGGGATTTCATTCATGACGCCGCTCACTGGGCCTATGATGAAGCCCGCCATACTCAAATGGGCCTCAACCGCCTAATCCATTGGGGCTTTGACCCAGCCGAACTTCCGCTGGGCGACTATATTTACCAAAGCGCCCACGGAGAAGACCCCATCTATCGCCTCGGCATGCTTTTCTTCTTTGAAACCAAGAACATCGGTCACAAGAACGTGCGCATCAAAGCTTTCACCGAGTATAACGACGAGGTCAGCCGCCACGACATGGACTATGACTGGGCCGATGAAACCATCCATGCCAGCTATGGAGCCCACTGGTTGGGTGAGTTGCTCAAGAACCGTCCTGAAAAAGAAGTGGACGAAGTGCGGGCTTACTGTGGTGAACTGGTGGCGAAGACCGTGGCTACCTGCACGGATCAGGAACGGGCGGAGATCCGCTCCATGGCGGAAAAATTGCTGGTCAAAGCCAGCAGCCTGGCCTAA
- a CDS encoding cupin domain-containing protein, whose product MQEELRQDAVSIGKKLLAARQGHKMSLRELASTAEISASMLSQIETGKAYPSVRSLYKIAAALNVPLDYFFPSENGENPEASEAVLEPQEYTASKLREAMLSAGSDARVAGFDPVNKQEPIMQRDNRPLIELQSGIQWARLTTGAEPDAEFLEISYQPQAQSGKTMSSHSGREFGLVLEGELLVELAFESYVLGPGDSIIFDSTTPHRLSNTGETPMRALWVVLSRD is encoded by the coding sequence ATGCAAGAAGAACTCCGCCAAGATGCAGTAAGCATAGGCAAGAAGCTGCTCGCCGCGCGCCAGGGCCATAAAATGAGCCTGCGCGAGTTGGCCAGCACGGCTGAGATCAGCGCGAGCATGCTCAGCCAGATCGAGACGGGCAAGGCTTACCCCTCGGTACGCTCCCTGTACAAGATCGCCGCAGCGTTGAACGTACCGCTGGACTACTTCTTCCCTTCTGAGAACGGTGAAAACCCTGAGGCCAGCGAAGCCGTGCTGGAACCGCAGGAATACACCGCCAGCAAGCTGCGCGAAGCCATGCTCTCAGCAGGCAGCGATGCGCGCGTGGCCGGGTTTGACCCGGTCAATAAGCAAGAGCCGATCATGCAGCGCGACAACCGCCCGCTGATCGAATTGCAAAGCGGCATTCAATGGGCGCGCCTGACCACCGGCGCGGAACCCGACGCCGAATTTCTGGAGATCAGTTACCAGCCGCAAGCCCAGTCCGGCAAGACCATGTCCAGCCACAGCGGCCGCGAATTTGGGCTGGTGCTGGAAGGTGAGCTGCTGGTGGAACTGGCCTTTGAAAGTTACGTGCTCGGACCCGGCGACAGCATCATCTTCGACTCGACCACTCCGCACCGCCTCTCCAACACCGGCGAAACACCCATGCGCGCGCTGTGGGTCGTGCTGAGCCGCGACTAG